From a single Bryobacter aggregatus MPL3 genomic region:
- a CDS encoding putative Ig domain-containing protein: MSFFRLLPILCLFLTAISGFAEISLSPNSVPAGTMGVPYTNTLKATGGVGTYGYAQVAGNLPNGLTLSDGGVLSGTPTASGSFSFTVRVTDGASTSKDFPLSLFVANPSGLLVTTTALPDAQVGQGYTASLAATGGSSSGYTWNVVSGTPPPGIFIIASGLFQGSASTAGTYNFTVEVTDSGGSKAQAALSIRVNSNALTISTPSLASGSVGASYSQSLSASGGLQPYFFSVSAGTLPLGLSITSSGLISGTPSAVGTANFTVRVADGSGQAATKPLSITIAAAQLAINQTALPSGQLGQVYSSSVGAVNGTAPYTFSIIAGALPAGISFASNGVFSGTPTVPGSYPFTVQVRDNTNATASASFSIAVNSNSLTITTTSLPNGVLSQNYQTSIIASGGVTPYTFQILSGNTPPGLSLSTTGSLAGIPSAVGTYTFLARVSDNSGSTVQRELTVTVTGNGLSFVSTALPNGQLGQTYTATLTAAGGTTPYNYSIISGSLPPGLQLGATGGITGTPTGTGSYQMTFRVQDALGIVAQTTLSINVTSGSSLTITTQSLPSAVLNQPYNATISAAGGSPSYTFYVTAGALPNGLVLSSNGVISGIPNSSGTFQFTVLAFDSQSRQAQATFSISVNSSNIQIGSLILPSGTLNQPYSATVTATGGTSPYSYSITSGGLPTGLSMDNNGVLSGTPTASGNYNFTVRIQDAASVTASFGLSLSISSSTLAITTTSLPGGLVGSSYSGLILASGGTGPYLFEQTAGTLPAGLSLTQAGGISGIPTNAGTFNFTIKASDAASASTTANFSITINSAGSLTITTTSLPTGQVNLNYNVGLTAVGGSFPYSYSIKSGSLPPGLTLSGTGGITGLPTTPGNYGFVVQLNDNGGQSTQTALSIDITSVGFYISTTTLPTIQVGQFFTTTLSATGGSAPYSYTIVAGGLPNGVSLTSSGTLSGVASTSGSYPVTVRATDVGGATAQANLTLTVGSSLLTFTTTSLPQGYIGQQYNVQLQVAGGAAPYQFSLVGGILPSGLSLTFNGQILGTPISSSFNNLTFRVTDNAGGSATVALNLAIGQSTVQFLTTSLQTASVGQSYAVSLQASGGTTPYTFSLISGSLPNGITFSQSGLLSGTPTQAGSTTLGFRVTDSASATSTTTLVLSVVNSTLQITTNSLPGGRVGQAYSHTLQTTGGQLPVNFELVSTITSGFPPPGITISSGGVISGTPQSDGTFTFTVRATDVQNLSVQKTFTLVITQGGPSFTTTALPAGTVGQIYNQTLMAANGTAPYIFSLSSGILPPGVSLNPSGQMSGTPNTPGTFTFSLRVTDSAQQSADATFSVLINSGGSALAISALAPPTGNLFFSYSFALTATGGREPYTWAIPAGTIPNGLRLESTGTLNGLLLSPGIYRFTARVTDADNTRVEAPITITVNPANRLSSGTVGSAYSAQAPAPAVGRAPFTYTFNANALGDLPPGIILNANGSLTGTPTTAGEYTFGVLTQDTSGFRSNMALVLTVHGGNFSILTPSVPGATSGTPYSQTLTAAGGKEPYNWVIASGTLPNGLTLNPLNGQISGTPTIQGTTFFTAKVSDGNGTSAYSYFGISVAAPGSPVIHAITSAASYATNGVVPGELITLFGGTLGPQNLTSFSLVDGKVPSLLAATRVLFDGVPAPVIYTSYGQASVVTPFSMVSKHSVRVVVEYQTYQSTPFLLPVLSSRPGIFTVDSSGRGPGAILNQNSSVNSSSNRAAKESVVVLYLTGGGSMTPEGVEGDVSSGTSSLNQQTLVTINNQPATVQYSGNAPGLVQGVIQVNVKLPPGTVSGENAISVQIGPNRSNANVSVWVQ, from the coding sequence ATGTCGTTCTTCCGTCTGCTCCCCATCCTCTGCCTCTTTCTCACCGCAATATCCGGCTTTGCGGAGATTTCGCTATCGCCGAATAGTGTTCCAGCTGGCACCATGGGGGTCCCTTATACGAACACTTTAAAGGCAACGGGTGGCGTCGGTACTTATGGCTACGCGCAAGTCGCGGGAAATTTGCCGAACGGACTCACGCTCAGCGATGGAGGCGTTTTATCCGGCACTCCCACTGCTTCGGGGTCCTTTAGTTTCACCGTACGTGTGACGGATGGCGCCTCCACGTCAAAAGACTTTCCTCTCTCCCTTTTTGTGGCCAATCCAAGCGGATTGCTGGTAACGACTACCGCTCTTCCCGACGCGCAAGTAGGACAGGGATATACTGCCAGCCTGGCAGCGACCGGAGGTTCCAGTTCCGGCTATACCTGGAATGTCGTGAGTGGAACACCGCCGCCCGGGATCTTTATTATCGCGTCTGGTCTCTTTCAGGGGAGTGCGTCAACGGCAGGTACCTATAATTTCACGGTCGAGGTGACGGACTCTGGCGGCTCTAAAGCCCAGGCCGCACTCAGCATCCGGGTGAATTCCAACGCCTTAACGATCTCGACTCCTTCTCTTGCCTCAGGCAGCGTGGGCGCTTCTTACAGCCAGAGCCTCAGCGCCTCGGGCGGGCTGCAACCCTATTTCTTCAGTGTCTCTGCCGGCACTTTGCCATTGGGTTTATCCATCACTTCAAGCGGTCTGATCAGCGGCACTCCGAGTGCTGTTGGTACGGCGAATTTTACTGTGCGTGTCGCCGATGGTTCGGGGCAAGCTGCAACGAAACCGCTCTCCATCACCATTGCTGCGGCCCAACTTGCCATCAACCAGACGGCACTGCCCAGCGGCCAGCTTGGTCAAGTCTATTCCAGCAGTGTTGGCGCGGTAAATGGAACCGCCCCTTACACTTTCTCGATTATCGCCGGAGCTTTACCCGCGGGCATTAGCTTTGCGAGCAATGGTGTCTTCAGTGGAACTCCAACGGTTCCTGGTAGTTATCCCTTCACCGTCCAGGTGCGGGATAACACGAATGCAACCGCATCCGCTTCCTTCAGCATCGCGGTGAATTCAAACTCGCTGACCATTACCACTACCTCGCTCCCCAATGGGGTTCTCTCGCAGAACTACCAGACCAGCATTATCGCTTCTGGCGGCGTCACGCCTTATACCTTCCAGATCCTCAGCGGCAACACGCCGCCGGGCTTGTCTCTGAGTACCACCGGGTCGCTCGCGGGAATTCCAAGTGCGGTTGGCACCTATACCTTCCTTGCTCGTGTTTCAGATAATTCCGGCTCCACCGTTCAGCGGGAGTTGACGGTGACAGTGACTGGCAATGGATTGAGTTTTGTCTCGACGGCGCTTCCCAATGGCCAGTTGGGACAAACCTACACTGCCACTTTGACTGCGGCAGGTGGCACAACGCCCTATAACTATTCCATCATCAGTGGCTCTTTGCCTCCAGGGCTCCAACTCGGTGCGACCGGTGGCATCACCGGTACTCCCACCGGTACCGGAAGTTACCAGATGACCTTCCGCGTGCAGGACGCACTGGGAATTGTGGCTCAGACCACGTTGTCGATCAACGTCACCAGTGGCAGCTCTCTCACCATTACGACGCAATCGTTGCCTTCTGCGGTGCTGAACCAGCCCTATAACGCCACGATTTCTGCGGCTGGTGGCTCTCCCTCCTATACCTTCTATGTCACAGCGGGCGCCTTGCCGAACGGTCTGGTCCTCAGCTCCAACGGGGTGATCTCGGGGATTCCAAATTCTTCCGGAACCTTCCAGTTCACTGTTCTTGCTTTCGATTCGCAGAGCCGCCAAGCTCAGGCGACCTTCTCCATCAGCGTCAATTCCTCGAATATCCAGATCGGCAGCCTCATCCTTCCCTCCGGTACTTTGAATCAGCCATACAGCGCGACAGTGACTGCCACAGGTGGCACGAGTCCCTATAGCTACTCGATTACAAGCGGTGGATTGCCCACCGGGTTGAGCATGGACAACAACGGTGTTTTGAGTGGAACTCCAACGGCCAGTGGGAACTATAACTTCACGGTTCGTATCCAGGATGCGGCCTCAGTCACGGCTTCTTTCGGCCTTTCGTTGAGCATCAGTTCGTCTACGCTCGCCATCACCACCACGTCGCTCCCGGGAGGCCTAGTCGGCAGTTCTTATAGCGGTTTGATTCTGGCAAGTGGTGGCACAGGCCCGTATCTCTTCGAACAGACTGCCGGTACTTTGCCGGCTGGTCTGAGTCTGACGCAAGCAGGTGGAATTAGCGGAATTCCAACCAACGCCGGAACCTTCAACTTTACGATCAAGGCAAGTGATGCCGCCTCGGCAAGCACCACGGCAAACTTCTCCATCACCATCAACAGCGCGGGTTCGCTTACGATTACGACGACGAGTCTTCCTACCGGGCAGGTGAATCTCAACTACAACGTGGGGCTCACTGCGGTCGGAGGCAGTTTCCCGTATAGCTATTCCATCAAGAGCGGCTCGCTGCCGCCTGGGCTGACATTGAGCGGTACGGGGGGCATCACAGGTCTCCCCACCACTCCAGGGAATTACGGCTTCGTTGTCCAGTTGAATGACAATGGCGGCCAGAGTACGCAGACGGCGCTGAGTATCGATATCACGAGCGTTGGCTTCTATATCTCGACAACCACGCTTCCTACCATTCAGGTCGGCCAGTTCTTTACAACCACGTTGAGTGCCACGGGGGGCTCAGCTCCTTATAGCTACACCATCGTTGCGGGCGGCTTGCCGAACGGCGTGAGTCTTACGAGTTCGGGGACTCTTTCCGGTGTCGCCTCGACAAGTGGCAGCTATCCAGTGACGGTTCGGGCTACGGATGTCGGTGGCGCTACGGCGCAGGCCAACTTGACTCTCACTGTGGGCTCTAGTCTCCTCACCTTCACCACCACCAGCCTGCCGCAAGGCTATATCGGCCAGCAATACAATGTGCAACTCCAGGTTGCTGGTGGTGCTGCGCCGTATCAGTTCTCTTTGGTTGGCGGAATCCTGCCGTCCGGGCTGAGTCTGACCTTCAACGGACAGATTCTCGGAACTCCGATTTCCTCGAGTTTCAACAATCTCACCTTCCGGGTGACCGATAACGCGGGTGGCAGCGCCACAGTCGCGCTGAACCTTGCCATTGGCCAATCGACAGTTCAGTTCCTGACCACTTCACTGCAGACGGCGAGTGTGGGGCAATCCTATGCGGTTTCGCTCCAGGCGAGTGGTGGCACGACGCCTTACACTTTCAGTCTGATCAGTGGCTCTCTTCCAAATGGCATCACGTTCTCCCAGTCCGGGCTCTTGTCGGGCACGCCCACCCAGGCTGGCAGCACCACGCTCGGCTTCCGCGTGACGGATTCTGCTTCTGCCACCTCCACCACAACGCTGGTCCTCAGCGTAGTTAACAGTACTCTGCAGATCACGACCAACTCCCTGCCGGGCGGACGTGTGGGCCAAGCCTACAGCCATACGCTGCAAACTACGGGTGGTCAACTACCGGTGAATTTCGAACTTGTCTCGACGATTACCTCCGGATTCCCACCTCCTGGAATCACGATTTCCTCTGGCGGTGTCATTTCCGGGACACCGCAATCTGATGGCACTTTCACCTTCACGGTACGTGCGACAGACGTGCAGAATCTGTCGGTCCAGAAAACCTTCACTCTCGTCATCACACAGGGTGGTCCTTCCTTCACCACGACAGCTCTGCCCGCCGGCACTGTGGGTCAGATCTATAATCAGACCCTCATGGCGGCAAACGGTACGGCGCCCTATATCTTCTCGCTGAGTTCCGGCATCCTGCCCCCAGGTGTATCGTTGAATCCCAGCGGGCAGATGTCGGGAACTCCGAATACGCCGGGCACCTTTACCTTCTCTCTCCGTGTTACGGACAGTGCGCAGCAGAGCGCCGACGCAACCTTCTCCGTCTTGATCAACAGTGGCGGGTCGGCTCTTGCGATCAGTGCCCTCGCTCCTCCAACGGGCAATCTGTTCTTCTCCTACTCCTTTGCTCTCACCGCGACAGGCGGACGGGAGCCCTATACCTGGGCCATTCCGGCCGGCACCATTCCAAACGGTTTGCGCTTGGAGTCGACCGGAACCTTAAACGGCCTTTTGCTGTCGCCGGGTATCTACCGCTTTACGGCGAGAGTCACCGATGCGGACAACACGCGGGTGGAAGCTCCGATCACGATTACCGTGAACCCGGCCAATCGCTTGTCTTCCGGAACGGTGGGCAGCGCTTACTCGGCCCAGGCTCCAGCGCCGGCCGTGGGCCGGGCGCCCTTTACCTACACGTTCAACGCGAATGCGCTCGGGGATCTGCCTCCCGGGATCATTCTGAATGCGAATGGTTCTTTGACGGGTACACCGACTACGGCTGGGGAATATACTTTTGGCGTTCTGACTCAAGATACAAGCGGCTTCCGGAGCAACATGGCTCTGGTTCTCACGGTGCACGGTGGCAACTTCTCCATCCTCACTCCCAGCGTTCCGGGCGCGACTTCCGGAACCCCTTATAGTCAGACCCTGACTGCAGCAGGTGGCAAGGAGCCATATAACTGGGTGATTGCCTCGGGTACGCTTCCGAATGGCCTCACGCTCAATCCATTGAATGGGCAGATCAGCGGAACGCCAACGATTCAAGGCACGACCTTCTTTACGGCCAAGGTCTCCGATGGAAATGGCACAAGCGCCTATTCCTACTTCGGAATCAGTGTTGCCGCTCCGGGCTCGCCAGTAATCCACGCGATTACCAGCGCTGCCAGTTATGCGACGAATGGCGTGGTGCCGGGAGAACTGATTACGCTCTTCGGTGGTACCTTAGGCCCGCAGAATCTAACCAGCTTCTCCCTGGTCGACGGAAAGGTCCCAAGCCTGCTGGCCGCGACTCGTGTACTCTTTGACGGCGTCCCCGCGCCGGTGATCTATACCTCCTATGGCCAGGCGAGTGTCGTAACGCCGTTCTCGATGGTCTCCAAACACTCAGTTCGCGTGGTGGTGGAATATCAGACCTACCAATCCACTCCGTTCCTCTTGCCCGTGCTCAGCTCGCGGCCCGGCATCTTTACGGTCGATAGCAGTGGCCGTGGTCCAGGCGCGATTCTCAATCAGAACAGTTCGGTGAATAGCTCCTCGAACCGCGCGGCAAAGGAGTCGGTTGTTGTTCTCTACCTCACTGGTGGTGGCTCGATGACCCCCGAAGGAGTGGAAGGCGATGTATCGTCCGGAACCTCCAGCCTGAACCAGCAGACTCTGGTCACCATCAACAACCAACCCGCCACCGTGCAGTACTCGGGTAATGCTCCGGGTCTCGTACAGGGTGTGATTCAGGTGAACGTAAAACTGCCTCCTGGAACGGTCTCGGGAGAGAATGCGATTTCGGTCCAGATCGGACCCAATCGCAGCAACGCAAACGTTAGCGTCTGGGTGCAGTAA
- a CDS encoding putative Ig domain-containing protein: protein MLYLHVLLLLALSLSAFGEFSLASLQLPDGELGESYTAKLRPFSPQIPVSGGLPYQWQINSGSLASGLTLGSDGVISGTPTQVGNVEAAVQLKDQNQTIARGGFTQRVTTGPPFLEPDQMTGLVAGQLFSLDLKMVNADNIPIINIEGTLPPGLVNANGRLQGGPTTAGTYAFTAIAQDISQNSVARTYTVNVGSAAFTFSPTTLTTARVDVSYFAELSAQNGMPPYTYSITSGALPDGLYLLPDGRIMGTPTKEGSSNFTVRAADANNAVASGSVTLNVERSILQIQLPQAITGNFYSSSVLRAESSPYSVQQISGRLPGGFTLASNGMLTGTSNVVGTYAFTVRVSDPANSMETLFLDVGQSNAALALPLVPLPEFRVGQWVSIQLNAVGGVPPYIYTQAVGALPNGLTFDPYGLISGAPTYPGAGQVTIQVRDAAGATVQQNYPYVVGGQTSGAVSITTTSLPDATANTPYSYLLSATGGVAPYSFSTDSPLPPGMTLSRSGLLSGTPLSRYAVTLSVRVQDSAGSSSSAFLTLQVIASNLSFRTTALPTGKLNQLYSQELSVAGGSYPLRFELLSTINSGFLPPGLTLSSAGLISGTPQQSGSFSFTVQVTDASGASIRSPFTITIAQNPPTLISATLPVAQMNQPYSYTFNGSGGTAPYFYSLLTGALPVGLNLSPAGLLSGTPTATGVSSFGIQMRDATGITVNASFSLTVASAAPIIITSGIPAGQTGKPYSLTFTAREGTAPYLWSASAGQLPMGLTLASNGLLSGTPQVAGNYPITVRVQDAGQLSTQASFTLFIEAGGLTITTTSLPAGSTGRTYSQILSVVGGTGPYTFSVSAGSLPPGLFLNGNGAISGTAATAGSYSFQIRVSDTTAKSGEASFTIEIAAAVAPPTISAFAPPGGLLFFPYSFAPSASGGKTPYVWSISAGSLPPGLNLDRSGSITGASLAPGTYRVTLRVTDADNLYTDSTLTIPITAATALPPATVGAAYSVPVPAGTLGNAPFRYSLHGSALGEIPAGLTLNANGTLSGVPATAGDYTFGLIAEAANGFRSNLALSVQVARTSFAITTPGLPGGTALKPYTQTLNAEGGKSPYRWSLQSGSLPPGLTLDAGTGQLTGIPTTPAPYFFTVKATDSNGSTASAYFSVSVAPLASPILAAITSAASYAANGIAPGELLTLFGAQFGPATLTSFTLIDNLVPAELAGTRVLFDGVPAPLIYTGNGQLSVIAPYTLATKTSVRVVVEYQGQQSAPFLLPVVSSKPGLFTVNGSGEGPGAILNQNGSVNTQSNPAAQGSVIVLYLTGAGSMTPDGIAGQVSTGISSLHQQTLVSIHNQPATVHYAGNAPGLVQGVVQMNVQLPSATVSGQNSIIVQVGPNRSTGKVTVWVQ, encoded by the coding sequence ATGCTGTACTTACATGTCCTACTCCTCCTCGCTCTCTCGCTCTCTGCATTTGGCGAATTCTCTCTAGCATCCCTTCAACTGCCTGACGGTGAGTTGGGTGAGTCGTATACAGCGAAACTGCGACCGTTCTCGCCCCAAATTCCAGTAAGCGGCGGGTTGCCTTACCAGTGGCAGATCAATTCGGGCTCTCTCGCTTCAGGTTTGACCCTCGGTTCAGACGGAGTCATTTCGGGCACGCCCACTCAGGTCGGCAACGTTGAAGCCGCGGTACAGCTCAAGGACCAGAATCAAACCATTGCAAGAGGGGGATTCACGCAGCGTGTCACCACTGGCCCGCCCTTCCTGGAACCAGATCAGATGACGGGCTTGGTCGCGGGGCAACTTTTTAGTCTGGACCTGAAAATGGTGAATGCAGATAATATTCCAATCATCAATATTGAGGGCACTTTGCCGCCGGGATTGGTGAATGCAAATGGGCGTTTACAGGGGGGCCCGACGACTGCTGGAACCTACGCCTTCACCGCCATCGCGCAGGACATTTCACAAAATTCGGTGGCGCGTACTTATACGGTGAATGTGGGTTCGGCCGCGTTTACTTTCAGTCCCACCACGCTCACTACCGCTCGAGTGGATGTCTCTTACTTTGCGGAATTGAGTGCTCAGAATGGAATGCCGCCATACACCTACTCCATCACCAGCGGTGCACTCCCGGACGGATTGTACCTATTGCCAGATGGACGCATCATGGGCACGCCAACGAAGGAAGGAAGCAGTAATTTCACTGTTCGAGCAGCCGACGCCAATAACGCTGTGGCTAGTGGCTCCGTGACCTTGAATGTAGAGCGATCCATCCTGCAGATTCAACTGCCACAAGCTATTACTGGCAATTTCTATTCTTCGAGTGTCCTCCGCGCGGAATCTTCACCCTATTCGGTTCAGCAAATCAGTGGACGCTTACCAGGTGGGTTTACCCTTGCCTCTAATGGGATGCTCACGGGGACCTCAAATGTCGTGGGTACTTATGCCTTCACCGTTCGTGTTTCGGATCCTGCGAATTCGATGGAAACTCTTTTCTTAGACGTAGGTCAATCGAACGCAGCCCTTGCCCTTCCTCTTGTCCCTCTGCCTGAATTCCGTGTGGGCCAGTGGGTATCCATCCAACTCAATGCGGTCGGAGGCGTTCCGCCATACATCTACACACAGGCAGTCGGGGCCTTGCCAAATGGATTGACTTTCGATCCTTATGGGCTGATCTCTGGTGCTCCAACTTATCCTGGGGCGGGTCAGGTCACGATTCAAGTTCGCGATGCTGCGGGCGCGACCGTGCAACAAAACTATCCCTACGTTGTTGGCGGGCAGACAAGCGGGGCTGTCTCGATCACCACAACGAGCTTGCCGGATGCCACCGCAAATACGCCGTACTCCTACTTACTCAGTGCAACAGGAGGAGTAGCGCCGTATTCCTTCTCTACGGATTCTCCGCTTCCTCCCGGTATGACGCTGAGCCGGTCTGGATTGCTGAGCGGCACCCCCTTGAGCCGATATGCTGTGACGCTCAGTGTCCGAGTCCAAGACTCTGCGGGCAGCTCTTCGTCAGCTTTCCTCACTTTGCAGGTGATCGCCAGCAATCTTTCGTTTCGCACGACCGCGCTGCCCACTGGGAAATTGAATCAACTCTACTCACAGGAACTGAGCGTGGCAGGCGGTTCTTATCCACTTCGATTTGAACTGTTGTCCACAATCAATTCCGGGTTTCTTCCTCCTGGACTCACTCTGTCGAGTGCAGGTCTGATCTCTGGAACGCCGCAACAGTCGGGCAGCTTTTCCTTTACCGTACAAGTGACCGACGCTAGCGGTGCGAGCATCCGCAGCCCCTTCACCATTACGATTGCGCAGAACCCACCTACACTCATTTCTGCTACCTTGCCCGTTGCGCAAATGAACCAACCCTACAGCTACACCTTCAACGGCTCTGGTGGCACTGCGCCGTATTTCTATTCGCTGCTCACCGGAGCACTCCCTGTTGGCCTCAACCTCTCTCCTGCGGGGCTGCTTTCTGGAACACCGACGGCAACAGGTGTCTCCAGCTTCGGAATCCAGATGCGCGACGCCACCGGCATTACCGTCAATGCATCCTTCAGCCTCACTGTTGCGAGTGCTGCTCCCATCATCATCACTTCTGGAATCCCTGCTGGACAAACTGGTAAGCCCTACTCTTTGACCTTCACTGCTAGGGAAGGAACCGCTCCCTACCTGTGGTCCGCCTCGGCTGGCCAACTCCCAATGGGCCTCACTCTTGCGAGCAACGGTCTCCTCTCCGGCACTCCGCAGGTCGCAGGGAATTATCCCATTACGGTGCGGGTCCAGGATGCAGGACAACTTTCCACCCAAGCAAGCTTTACTCTCTTCATCGAAGCAGGTGGTCTGACGATCACGACAACTTCCCTACCGGCAGGCTCCACCGGACGGACTTACAGTCAGATTCTCAGTGTTGTGGGCGGCACTGGTCCTTACACCTTCTCTGTGTCCGCCGGGAGTCTTCCGCCAGGATTGTTCTTGAATGGTAATGGCGCCATCAGCGGAACTGCGGCAACTGCAGGTTCTTATTCCTTCCAGATTCGCGTCTCCGACACAACGGCAAAGAGCGGCGAGGCCAGCTTTACCATCGAGATCGCTGCGGCTGTCGCGCCTCCCACCATCAGCGCCTTTGCGCCTCCGGGTGGCTTGCTCTTCTTCCCTTATTCTTTCGCTCCCTCCGCAAGCGGAGGCAAGACGCCCTATGTCTGGTCCATCAGTGCTGGGAGTCTTCCCCCTGGATTGAACCTCGATCGCAGCGGTAGCATCACGGGTGCATCTCTTGCTCCGGGAACTTATCGCGTCACCCTACGAGTCACGGACGCGGACAATCTGTACACGGATTCCACTCTGACGATTCCGATCACCGCTGCAACGGCTCTCCCGCCTGCAACAGTGGGAGCGGCCTACTCTGTTCCAGTTCCCGCTGGTACGCTCGGAAACGCACCCTTCCGTTACTCGCTTCACGGCAGCGCTCTCGGCGAGATCCCGGCCGGCCTCACGCTCAATGCCAACGGAACTCTCAGTGGAGTTCCGGCCACCGCAGGCGACTACACCTTTGGCCTGATCGCCGAGGCGGCCAATGGCTTCCGTAGCAATCTCGCTCTCAGCGTGCAGGTCGCCCGCACCAGCTTTGCGATCACCACTCCCGGCCTTCCAGGCGGTACGGCGCTGAAACCCTATACCCAGACTCTCAATGCGGAAGGCGGCAAGTCCCCGTATCGTTGGAGCCTCCAATCCGGATCGCTGCCCCCTGGACTGACGCTTGACGCAGGCACCGGCCAACTCACTGGAATCCCAACCACCCCCGCGCCCTACTTCTTTACCGTCAAGGCGACGGACTCGAATGGTTCCACCGCCAGCGCATATTTCTCTGTCAGTGTCGCGCCGCTCGCCTCTCCCATCCTGGCGGCTATCACCAGCGCCGCCAGTTACGCCGCCAACGGCATCGCTCCCGGAGAGTTGCTCACGCTCTTCGGCGCCCAATTCGGGCCCGCGACTCTCACTAGTTTTACCCTGATCGACAATCTTGTCCCGGCCGAGCTAGCTGGCACAAGAGTACTCTTCGATGGCGTGCCTGCTCCTCTGATCTATACTGGCAACGGCCAACTCAGCGTCATTGCACCCTATACCCTCGCGACCAAGACCTCGGTCCGCGTTGTGGTTGAATACCAAGGCCAGCAGTCTGCGCCCTTCTTACTCCCGGTCGTCTCTTCCAAGCCCGGACTCTTCACCGTGAACGGAAGCGGCGAAGGTCCAGGAGCCATCTTGAACCAGAACGGCTCCGTCAACACCCAGTCGAATCCGGCGGCGCAAGGTTCTGTCATCGTGCTCTATCTGACGGGAGCAGGCTCAATGACTCCTGATGGTATTGCAGGACAAGTATCTACGGGCATTTCGAGCTTGCACCAGCAAACTCTGGTCTCGATCCACAACCAACCAGCAACAGTCCACTACGCGGGGAACGCTCCTGGTCTGGTGCAGGGCGTGGTTCAGATGAACGTACAGCTCCCTTCGGCAACAGTCTCAGGGCAGAACAGCATAATCGTCCAGGTTGGTCCAAACCGTTCCACCGGCAAGGTTACGGTTTGGGTGCAGTAG